From Pseudomonas fluorescens, one genomic window encodes:
- a CDS encoding Lrp/AsnC family transcriptional regulator has translation MPKTKLDAFDRRILAALQRDGRLTNVQLADEIGLSASPCLRRVRQLEEAGVIKGYRASLDPDEVGLGLTVFVGIKVERHHETEAERFREAVSALPEVISAFLVSGESDFLLHVVVPDLRGYERFLTGTLLKLPGVSDIRSNFAIQTVKAQSALPLGHLPD, from the coding sequence ATGCCAAAAACCAAACTTGATGCCTTTGACCGCCGAATTCTGGCCGCGCTGCAGCGCGACGGTCGTTTGACCAATGTGCAGTTGGCGGACGAAATCGGGCTGTCCGCTTCACCCTGTCTGCGCCGGGTGCGTCAACTGGAAGAGGCGGGGGTGATCAAGGGGTATCGGGCCAGTCTCGATCCTGATGAGGTCGGGCTTGGGTTGACGGTGTTCGTCGGCATCAAGGTCGAGCGTCATCACGAAACAGAGGCCGAGCGTTTCCGCGAGGCGGTGTCGGCGCTACCGGAAGTCATCTCGGCCTTTCTGGTATCGGGCGAGTCGGATTTCCTGCTGCATGTGGTGGTGCCTGATTTGCGAGGCTATGAGCGTTTTCTTACCGGGACTTTGCTCAAGTTGCCTGGGGTGAGTGATATCCGGAGCAACTTCGCGATACAGACGGTCAAGGCGCAAAGCGCGTTGCCACTGGGTCATTTGCCGGATTGA
- a CDS encoding XdhC family protein, which produces MESIDLLVLRTARDWLAAGERVLLATVARTWGSSPRPVGSMMALRNDGRVVGSVSGGCIEDDLIHRYTSAHGGLGMQDGLPEVVRYGVSADEAHRFGLPCGGTLELALEFNPSWHSLEQLLYALDAGQLVQRRLTLTNNQVTLNPTTTPQAFSFDGQRMLNTLGPGYRMLLIGAGALAEYLATMALFNGFKVSICDPRPEYIEAWAINGVEPLIGMPDDIVRDYAVDQRTCIIALSHDPKLDDLALLEALHGPAFYIGAIGSRRNSQLRRERLIEHFGETQESLQRLRGPIGIFIGSKTPAEIAVSVMAQVLAVRNGVGLGGEMTVAEGKGVVEACAHRGFAVDA; this is translated from the coding sequence ATGGAAAGCATCGACCTGCTGGTCCTGCGCACTGCGCGGGATTGGCTCGCCGCTGGCGAGCGCGTGCTGCTGGCAACCGTGGCGCGTACCTGGGGCTCATCGCCGCGCCCGGTGGGGTCGATGATGGCCCTGCGTAACGACGGGCGCGTGGTCGGCAGCGTGTCCGGCGGCTGCATCGAAGACGACCTGATCCACCGCTACACCAGCGCCCATGGCGGGCTGGGGATGCAGGACGGCTTGCCCGAAGTAGTGCGTTACGGCGTCAGCGCCGACGAAGCTCATCGCTTCGGCTTGCCCTGCGGCGGCACCCTGGAACTGGCCCTCGAATTCAACCCGTCCTGGCACTCGCTGGAGCAACTGCTCTACGCCCTCGACGCCGGCCAACTGGTGCAGCGCCGCCTGACATTGACCAACAACCAGGTCACCCTCAATCCCACCACAACCCCCCAAGCCTTCAGCTTCGACGGCCAGCGCATGCTCAACACCCTGGGCCCTGGCTATCGCATGCTGCTGATCGGCGCCGGCGCACTGGCCGAATACCTGGCCACCATGGCCTTGTTCAACGGCTTCAAAGTCTCGATCTGCGACCCGCGCCCCGAGTACATCGAGGCCTGGGCCATCAATGGCGTCGAACCCCTCATCGGCATGCCCGACGACATCGTCCGCGACTACGCCGTCGACCAGCGCACCTGCATCATCGCCCTGAGCCACGACCCCAAACTCGACGACCTCGCCTTGCTTGAGGCGCTGCATGGGCCGGCGTTCTACATCGGCGCGATTGGCTCGCGGCGCAATAGCCAGCTAAGGCGGGAGCGGTTGATCGAGCATTTTGGCGAGACGCAGGAGTCGTTGCAGCGGCTGCGGGGGCCGATCGGGATTTTTATCGGCAGCAAGACCCCGGCGGAGATTGCGGTGAGTGTGATGGCGCAGGTGCTGGCGGTGCGGAACGGGGTTGGGTTGGGGGGAGAGATGACTGTGGCCGAGGGGAAAGGCGTGGTTGAGGCTTGTGCCCATAGGGGATTTGCGGTGGATGCATAA
- a CDS encoding TonB-dependent siderophore receptor codes for MSSVFKSARLALAVKVGVLALAVSGVCATAAVAAPQQSVVQSFNIGAGSLTEVLSRFASAAGAAISFDARQTDGMNSAGLKGSYGVSEGFARILAGSGLQAEPQANGTYVLRAVPTFGSALELGATNINGQMLGATTEDSGSYTTGAVAIGKGQHSLKETPQSVTVMTRKMLDDQNLNTIDQVMEKTPGITVYDSTMGGKYFYSRGFRMSGQYQYDGVPLDMGNLYVQADSFSGDMAYYDRVEILRGAAGMMKGAGGTAGGVNFVRKRGQATPSTEITLSGGSWDNYRGQVDTGGPLNDAGTIRGRAVVAEQSRHYFVDDASRKDQVYYGALDFDLNADTTLGLGVAYEDVDANPCWGGLPRYKDGSDLKLGRSTCLDPSWNTWRSQRTTVFSDLAHQLNDNWALKVASVYTKNTQDIKYAFASGAVSPGVGTTGMLGSMYDYDQVDYGLDAYVDGKFDAFGRQHELVVGANASRGKKDDFYSVAFLPQRQNVFNPNKHIPEPDDSYFIDNSSRGGPVNSLTKQKGVYSILRLKLADPLTLVGGTRVSWYSSDTDYDFINSGTSEHASTKETGQVTPFAGVLLDLNENLTAYASYSDIFTPQGNYRSEDGSALKPLVGQSYELGIKGAWYEGRLNGSFNLFRTIQKDQAQTDYNSSCPSSDGYCYVNAGKVRAQGFEAEVSGEVIERLQLLAGYTYTQTKTLDDIDDSLNGAAFNTYVPRHMLRLWGDYQLDGALERFTLGAGVNAQSDNFRVSPSSGEKITQSGYAVWNGRIGYRIDDTWSLALNGNNLFDKRYYSTIGTETFGNYYGDPRNFMVSVKASF; via the coding sequence ATGTCATCGGTGTTCAAATCGGCGCGTCTGGCATTGGCGGTGAAGGTCGGCGTATTGGCACTTGCGGTCAGTGGTGTTTGCGCAACGGCAGCCGTGGCCGCGCCACAGCAAAGCGTGGTGCAGTCGTTTAATATCGGCGCCGGCAGTCTGACGGAAGTCCTCAGCCGTTTCGCCAGCGCGGCGGGCGCGGCGATTTCCTTCGATGCGCGGCAAACCGACGGCATGAACTCGGCCGGACTCAAAGGCAGCTACGGCGTCAGTGAAGGCTTTGCGCGGATTCTCGCTGGCAGCGGCCTGCAGGCCGAACCCCAGGCCAATGGCACCTATGTACTGCGTGCGGTGCCGACTTTCGGTTCGGCACTGGAACTGGGCGCCACCAACATTAATGGGCAGATGCTCGGGGCGACCACCGAGGACAGCGGTTCCTACACCACAGGCGCGGTGGCCATCGGCAAGGGGCAGCACTCGCTCAAGGAGACGCCGCAATCGGTCACGGTGATGACCCGCAAGATGCTCGACGACCAGAACCTCAACACCATCGATCAAGTCATGGAGAAGACCCCGGGCATCACCGTCTACGACTCGACCATGGGCGGCAAATACTTCTATTCCCGTGGCTTCCGCATGTCCGGCCAGTATCAGTACGACGGCGTGCCCCTGGACATGGGCAACCTCTACGTTCAGGCCGACAGCTTCAGTGGCGACATGGCTTATTACGACCGGGTGGAAATCCTCCGCGGCGCCGCCGGCATGATGAAAGGCGCGGGCGGCACGGCCGGTGGCGTCAACTTTGTGCGCAAACGCGGGCAGGCGACGCCGAGTACCGAGATCACTTTGTCCGGTGGCAGCTGGGACAACTACCGTGGCCAGGTCGACACCGGCGGCCCGCTGAATGACGCCGGAACGATTCGCGGCCGGGCGGTGGTTGCCGAACAGAGCCGGCATTACTTTGTCGACGACGCCAGCCGCAAGGACCAGGTGTATTACGGCGCCCTCGACTTCGACCTGAATGCCGACACCACCCTCGGCCTGGGCGTTGCCTATGAAGACGTGGATGCCAATCCGTGCTGGGGCGGCCTGCCGCGCTACAAGGATGGCAGCGACTTGAAACTCGGCCGCTCGACCTGTCTCGATCCGTCCTGGAACACCTGGCGCAGCCAGCGCACCACGGTGTTCAGTGATCTTGCCCATCAGCTCAACGACAACTGGGCGCTGAAAGTCGCCAGCGTTTACACAAAGAACACCCAGGACATCAAGTACGCCTTCGCTTCCGGTGCGGTGTCGCCGGGCGTCGGTACCACCGGCATGCTCGGCAGCATGTACGACTACGATCAGGTCGATTACGGTCTCGATGCTTACGTCGATGGCAAGTTCGATGCCTTTGGCCGCCAGCACGAGCTGGTGGTGGGCGCCAACGCCAGTCGCGGCAAGAAAGACGACTTCTACTCGGTGGCCTTCCTGCCGCAGCGGCAGAATGTGTTCAACCCGAACAAACATATTCCTGAGCCGGACGACAGCTACTTCATCGACAATTCGTCGCGCGGTGGACCGGTCAATTCGTTGACCAAGCAGAAGGGCGTGTACTCGATCCTGCGCTTGAAGCTGGCGGATCCGCTGACCCTGGTTGGCGGTACTCGCGTGAGCTGGTACAGCTCGGACACCGACTATGACTTCATCAACAGCGGCACCTCGGAACACGCCAGCACCAAAGAGACCGGGCAGGTCACGCCCTTTGCCGGGGTGCTGCTGGATCTGAACGAGAACCTCACGGCCTATGCCAGCTACTCGGACATCTTCACCCCGCAGGGCAATTACCGCTCCGAAGACGGCTCGGCGCTCAAGCCGCTGGTGGGTCAGAGTTACGAACTGGGGATCAAGGGCGCTTGGTACGAAGGGCGCCTGAATGGCTCGTTCAATCTGTTCCGCACGATTCAGAAGGATCAGGCGCAGACTGACTACAACTCGTCCTGCCCGTCATCCGACGGCTATTGCTACGTCAACGCCGGCAAGGTCCGCGCCCAGGGCTTTGAAGCTGAGGTCAGCGGTGAAGTCATCGAACGCCTGCAACTGCTCGCCGGCTACACCTACACCCAGACCAAGACCCTCGACGACATCGACGACAGCCTCAACGGCGCGGCCTTCAACACCTACGTGCCGCGACACATGCTGCGACTGTGGGGCGATTACCAGTTGGACGGTGCGCTGGAGCGTTTCACCCTGGGGGCCGGGGTCAATGCGCAGAGCGACAACTTCCGGGTCTCGCCATCGAGCGGTGAGAAGATTACCCAGTCGGGTTATGCGGTATGGAATGGTCGCATCGGCTACCGGATCGACGACACCTGGTCGCTGGCCTTGAACGGCAACAACCTGTTCGACAAGCGCTACTACTCGACCATCGGCACCGAGACCTTCGGTAACTACTACGGCGATCCGCGTAACTTCATGGTGTCGGTGAAGGCGAGTTTCTGA
- a CDS encoding FAD-dependent oxidoreductase: protein MIESVGLGVKGKRVAVIGAGPGGIAAGVALHQAGFSVKVFERHPQLRPLGGAIILNATGIVILRSLGVQVDDIFAAGLPEFRRHDGRVRVNFDIDMELLKQAGVTGWQSGMMRSELYERLLAAAPAGMVAPNHSFSHYQEHADGVTVHFAEGQAYEADLVIGADGVQSSVREQLWGASELKHLGIAVWLGWCELDGPERKKIVIQHNHSYQMGYAPLRYKDKDCFEWWFVEKCDENQPEPQDPAAYVRERINGFSYPVPQILDATDTSHNLFRWVVKYRDPLKQWSKGRVTIMGDAAHPTSPYAAYGAGMAIEDGYFLAKYLRGRDLSDPQALAAGLRRYDQQRVDYTNQTTAFARFLGRLYHGVPAPLNRLRDFFLDHSRLPEKMISKGVTKEAQALLRAVLNPLD, encoded by the coding sequence ATGATTGAGTCGGTAGGTTTGGGAGTCAAAGGCAAGCGCGTGGCGGTGATCGGCGCCGGCCCTGGCGGTATCGCGGCGGGTGTGGCGCTGCATCAGGCGGGTTTTTCGGTGAAGGTATTCGAGCGTCACCCGCAACTGCGGCCGCTGGGTGGCGCAATCATCCTCAATGCCACCGGCATCGTCATCCTGCGCAGCCTCGGGGTGCAGGTCGACGATATTTTTGCCGCCGGCCTACCGGAGTTTCGTCGCCACGATGGTCGGGTGAGGGTCAACTTTGACATCGACATGGAGCTGTTGAAACAGGCCGGCGTCACCGGTTGGCAGTCCGGCATGATGCGCAGCGAGCTCTACGAACGACTGCTGGCGGCAGCACCAGCCGGTATGGTCGCGCCCAACCACAGCTTCAGTCATTACCAGGAACACGCCGACGGTGTGACCGTACACTTTGCCGAAGGCCAGGCCTATGAAGCCGACCTGGTGATCGGCGCTGACGGTGTGCAATCGAGCGTACGCGAGCAGTTGTGGGGCGCCTCGGAACTCAAGCACCTGGGCATCGCCGTCTGGCTCGGCTGGTGCGAACTGGACGGGCCCGAGCGCAAGAAAATCGTCATCCAGCACAACCACTCCTACCAGATGGGTTACGCGCCGCTGCGCTACAAGGACAAGGATTGCTTCGAATGGTGGTTCGTCGAAAAGTGCGATGAAAACCAGCCCGAACCGCAAGACCCGGCTGCCTACGTGCGCGAGCGGATCAATGGCTTCTCCTACCCGGTGCCGCAGATCCTCGACGCGACCGACACCTCGCACAACCTGTTCCGCTGGGTAGTGAAATACCGCGACCCACTCAAGCAATGGTCAAAAGGCCGCGTGACCATCATGGGCGACGCCGCACACCCTACCTCGCCCTACGCCGCCTACGGCGCCGGCATGGCCATCGAAGACGGCTACTTCCTGGCCAAATACCTGCGCGGACGCGACCTCAGCGATCCCCAGGCACTGGCAGCCGGCTTGCGGCGCTACGACCAGCAACGGGTCGACTACACCAACCAGACCACCGCCTTCGCGCGCTTCCTCGGGCGGCTGTATCACGGCGTGCCGGCACCCTTGAATCGACTGCGGGACTTCTTCCTCGATCACTCCCGCCTGCCGGAGAAGATGATCAGCAAGGGCGTGACCAAAGAGGCGCAGGCGCTGTTGCGGGCGGTGCTGAATCCGCTGGATTGA
- a CDS encoding FecR domain-containing protein codes for MSLSPAERTAISAAAQWYARLQSGIASDADRAGWNEWLQADPAHRQAWQRMAAVGEQMASVPGNLAAPALRGVEHSRRQLLRSVVVLASAGSLGWLGWRSDASQQLLADYRTGVGERRQFRLADGSSLLLNTDTSVNLRFDGRQRLLQLLHGEILVSTAGDSLQRPFKVLTRHAEVLALGTRFIVRAEEAGGEVAVLEKAVQVTAFGGGSSVRLEAGHSLGFSQGAVGAVRRNDASVGAWQQGSIIAINRPLGELLAELSRYRPGVVRCDPAIAQLKVSGAFPIDDTDLALSALESGFSLQVRRFSRYWVTVSAPASSAVL; via the coding sequence ATGAGCCTGTCGCCGGCCGAACGCACGGCGATCAGTGCAGCAGCCCAGTGGTATGCGCGCCTGCAATCGGGCATCGCCAGCGACGCTGACCGTGCCGGTTGGAATGAGTGGCTGCAGGCGGATCCGGCGCATCGCCAGGCCTGGCAGCGCATGGCGGCGGTGGGTGAGCAAATGGCGAGTGTGCCGGGCAACCTGGCGGCGCCGGCGTTGCGCGGTGTCGAGCACTCACGGCGCCAGTTGTTGCGCAGCGTGGTGGTGCTGGCGTCGGCCGGATCGCTGGGCTGGCTGGGGTGGCGCAGCGACGCCTCGCAGCAGCTGTTGGCGGATTATCGGACCGGGGTCGGCGAGCGTCGGCAGTTCCGCCTGGCCGATGGCAGTTCGTTGCTGCTCAACACCGATACCTCGGTGAACCTGCGTTTTGATGGCCGGCAACGGCTGCTGCAGTTGCTGCACGGCGAGATTCTGGTGAGCACCGCGGGCGATTCGTTGCAGCGGCCGTTCAAGGTCCTGACCCGACACGCCGAAGTGCTGGCGCTGGGCACGCGTTTTATCGTCCGGGCCGAGGAGGCAGGGGGTGAAGTGGCGGTGTTGGAGAAGGCGGTGCAGGTCACCGCTTTTGGTGGGGGCTCATCGGTGCGTCTGGAAGCCGGGCATTCCCTTGGTTTCAGTCAAGGTGCTGTGGGTGCGGTACGCCGCAACGATGCCTCGGTCGGGGCCTGGCAACAGGGCAGCATCATTGCGATCAATCGGCCGCTGGGTGAACTGCTCGCCGAGCTGTCGCGCTATCGTCCGGGTGTTGTGCGCTGTGATCCGGCGATTGCCCAGTTGAAGGTCTCTGGCGCCTTTCCCATCGATGACACCGACCTGGCGCTGTCGGCGCTGGAGAGCGGGTTCTCGCTGCAGGTCAGGCGCTTCAGCCGTTATTGGGTCACTGTCTCGGCACCGGCCAGCAGCGCTGTGCTCTGA
- a CDS encoding glutathione S-transferase family protein, giving the protein MLRVLGKASSINVRKVLWACAEIGIPFEREDWGSGFRSTQTPEFMALNPNAMVPVIQDDDFILWESNSIIRYLASRYDDTGLYPIEARAKARVDQWIDWQASDLNKSWSYAFMSLVRHSHGHQDSHALATSCDDWSRHMEILDRQLDSTGAYVIGDKFSLADIPIGLSVNRWFETPFAHPNFPAVSDYYERLSRRQSYRLYGRNGTP; this is encoded by the coding sequence GTGTTGCGCGTACTGGGTAAGGCATCATCGATCAATGTACGAAAAGTACTCTGGGCTTGCGCTGAGATTGGAATCCCCTTTGAGCGGGAGGATTGGGGTTCTGGATTCAGGTCGACGCAAACGCCCGAATTCATGGCGTTGAATCCCAATGCCATGGTGCCGGTCATCCAAGATGACGATTTCATTCTCTGGGAATCAAACTCGATTATTCGCTACCTGGCGTCTCGCTACGACGACACCGGCTTGTACCCGATCGAAGCAAGGGCCAAAGCGCGTGTGGATCAATGGATCGATTGGCAAGCGTCGGATCTCAACAAATCGTGGAGTTATGCCTTTATGTCGCTGGTCAGGCATTCGCATGGCCATCAAGACAGCCATGCATTGGCAACCTCATGCGATGACTGGTCGAGGCACATGGAGATTCTCGATAGACAGCTCGACTCAACCGGGGCCTACGTCATTGGTGACAAGTTTTCTCTTGCAGACATACCGATTGGACTTTCGGTTAATCGATGGTTTGAAACACCCTTCGCTCATCCGAACTTTCCTGCCGTGAGCGACTATTACGAACGTCTGAGTCGGCGACAAAGCTACCGGCTGTACGGAAGGAATGGAACGCCATAA
- a CDS encoding LysE family translocator produces MLDTAAMLTVFWVYLAGVVIPGPNFVAVVHKAVAATRTEALALVAGIVTVNLLWSACAIAGLGLVFAALPWAALVVKIMGAAYLMWFGLRLIVNAGKQPAMRPCEGPAGSVRKSFFQGIVTNIGNPKSMAFYAAVFSAAAPTHPSLSTFVSMLAVVVVVSLTWYGLVALALSQPRISSAYQKARKAIDRLCGGLILGLGVRQLG; encoded by the coding sequence ATGCTCGACACTGCGGCGATGCTCACCGTTTTCTGGGTTTATCTGGCCGGCGTAGTGATTCCGGGGCCGAACTTCGTCGCCGTGGTTCACAAGGCAGTCGCCGCGACACGCACCGAGGCACTGGCCCTGGTCGCCGGTATCGTGACCGTCAATCTGCTCTGGTCTGCCTGTGCGATCGCGGGCCTGGGCCTGGTGTTTGCAGCCTTGCCATGGGCGGCACTGGTTGTGAAGATCATGGGCGCGGCGTACCTGATGTGGTTTGGCCTACGCCTGATCGTTAACGCCGGCAAGCAACCAGCAATGCGCCCCTGCGAGGGTCCGGCGGGCAGCGTCCGGAAATCGTTCTTTCAGGGGATCGTCACCAATATTGGCAATCCCAAATCCATGGCCTTCTACGCCGCCGTCTTTTCAGCCGCCGCCCCCACCCACCCCTCGCTCAGCACCTTCGTCTCAATGCTGGCGGTGGTGGTGGTGGTTTCGCTGACCTGGTATGGACTGGTTGCGCTGGCGTTGTCGCAACCGAGGATTTCCTCGGCGTATCAAAAGGCGCGGAAAGCGATTGATCGCCTGTGTGGTGGGTTGATTCTGGGGTTGGGCGTGCGGCAATTGGGCTGA
- a CDS encoding NUDIX hydrolase, which translates to MLADKACAVVLSCESPPRILLFRHPQAGVQLVKGGIEPGETAQQAALRELWEESGLRAAAIKDDMGCWQSGHHGQVWSFHLCQVDAPLPEHWAHQTLDDHGHRFEFFWAPLDPLPDDDCHPVFCRALVFLREELKARGHI; encoded by the coding sequence ATGCTTGCCGACAAGGCCTGCGCCGTCGTGCTGTCCTGCGAATCGCCGCCACGGATCCTCCTGTTCCGCCATCCCCAGGCCGGGGTGCAACTGGTGAAAGGCGGCATTGAGCCGGGGGAAACGGCGCAGCAAGCGGCGCTGCGTGAACTGTGGGAAGAGTCCGGCCTGCGCGCCGCCGCCATCAAGGACGATATGGGCTGTTGGCAATCCGGGCACCACGGGCAGGTCTGGTCGTTTCACCTGTGTCAGGTCGATGCCCCACTGCCGGAGCACTGGGCGCATCAGACCCTCGATGACCATGGCCACCGGTTCGAGTTCTTCTGGGCGCCGCTTGACCCTTTGCCGGATGACGATTGCCACCCGGTGTTTTGCAGAGCGCTGGTGTTTTTGCGTGAGGAGCTGAAAGCACGAGGACACATCTGA
- a CDS encoding sigma-70 family RNA polymerase sigma factor, with the protein MSANPSALHSAVNDLYCDHHGWLKGWLRKRLGNSCDAADLAQDTFVRVIKARNALEIREPRPYLSRVAKGLLVDLFRRRSLEQAWLEALANVPQIEQPSLEEQAILLQALLQIDRMLQGLGAKVRQTFILSQFDGLTYPQIAERLNISVRSVNNYMAKAMEHCCLMQIQLELA; encoded by the coding sequence ATGTCTGCCAACCCTTCAGCGCTGCACAGCGCCGTCAATGATCTGTATTGCGACCATCACGGCTGGCTCAAGGGTTGGCTGCGCAAGCGTTTGGGCAATTCGTGCGATGCGGCGGATCTGGCGCAGGACACTTTCGTGCGGGTGATCAAGGCGCGTAACGCGCTGGAGATCCGCGAGCCGCGGCCGTACCTGTCGAGGGTTGCCAAGGGCTTGCTGGTGGATCTGTTCCGTCGCCGTTCGCTGGAGCAGGCCTGGCTCGAGGCATTGGCCAATGTGCCGCAGATCGAGCAGCCGTCCCTGGAAGAGCAGGCAATTCTGTTGCAGGCGCTGCTGCAGATTGACCGCATGTTGCAAGGCTTGGGGGCGAAGGTCAGACAGACGTTTATCCTGTCGCAGTTCGACGGGTTAACCTACCCGCAGATCGCTGAGCGCCTGAATATCAGCGTGCGCAGCGTCAACAACTACATGGCCAAGGCCATGGAACATTGCTGCCTGATGCAGATCCAGTTGGAACTGGCATGA
- a CDS encoding LysE family translocator — protein MENPGLYLLALAMIYLLPGPDMILLLQTGASQGRSVALATALGLAIARSCHVALAAMGLATLFKVAPWTFDVVRIAGAGYLLWMGLHLFKSNTFVLSADGVQTQHKAPWKSAIQRGVLTNLLNPKALLFCSVLLPQFITPGAAPVMTQFVLLGVILVTVGLVFDSSYALAGTWVGRWVRRNPTAQRVQQWLFGGLLIGFAVRLAFMQQA, from the coding sequence ATGGAAAACCCAGGCTTGTATTTGCTGGCGCTGGCGATGATCTACTTGCTGCCAGGCCCCGACATGATTCTGCTCCTGCAAACCGGCGCCTCACAGGGGCGGTCGGTGGCATTGGCAACGGCCCTGGGGCTTGCCATCGCTCGTAGCTGTCATGTGGCGCTGGCCGCGATGGGCCTGGCGACCTTGTTCAAAGTGGCGCCGTGGACCTTCGATGTGGTGCGTATTGCGGGGGCGGGCTATTTGCTGTGGATGGGCCTGCATTTATTCAAGAGCAACACGTTCGTCTTGTCAGCGGACGGTGTCCAGACCCAGCACAAAGCGCCCTGGAAATCGGCGATTCAACGGGGCGTGTTGACCAACCTGCTCAACCCCAAGGCGTTGCTGTTCTGCTCGGTACTTTTGCCGCAGTTCATCACCCCTGGCGCGGCGCCGGTTATGACCCAGTTTGTGCTGCTCGGCGTGATTTTGGTGACGGTAGGGTTAGTGTTCGACAGCAGCTACGCGCTCGCGGGAACCTGGGTCGGCCGGTGGGTGCGGCGCAATCCTACGGCGCAGCGGGTGCAGCAGTGGTTGTTTGGTGGGTTGTTGATAGGGTTTGCGGTGCGGCTGGCTTTTATGCAGCAGGCGTGA
- a CDS encoding NAD(P)/FAD-dependent oxidoreductase translates to MTVALHNAIGTAQRSASYYTASLNDPIQYPTLQGQVSVDVVIIGGGFTGVASAVELAERGLKVAIVETNRIGWGASGRNGGQVTGSLSGDEAMRQQMRSRLGDEVDDFIWHLRWRGHEIIEQRVKKYAIDCDLKRGHLHTAMKPSHMNELRAFHDEAQRRGMGDQVTLLDQAGVRQHLDSELYQGALKNTRNLHLHPLNLCLGEARAAHSLGALIYENSEVLEIVHGDRPAVVTAQGRIDARQVLLAGDVYHKLERKQLKGKIFPAMGGIVTTAPLGELARKINPHDLAVYDCRFVLDYYRLTGDGRLLFGGGANYSGRDSRDIAAELRPCIERTFPALKGVDIEFQWSCAMGIVMNRIPQLGKVSDNVWYCQGYSGHGVATSHIMGEIMAEALTGTLAKFDTFAGCKHIKVPLGDVFGNPMLAVGMWYYQMLEKLR, encoded by the coding sequence ATGACTGTCGCCCTACACAATGCCATCGGCACCGCCCAACGCAGCGCCTCCTATTACACGGCCAGTCTCAATGACCCCATCCAGTACCCGACCTTACAAGGCCAGGTCAGCGTCGACGTGGTGATTATCGGTGGCGGTTTCACCGGTGTTGCCAGCGCCGTCGAGCTGGCCGAACGCGGGCTCAAGGTGGCGATTGTCGAAACCAACCGTATCGGCTGGGGTGCCAGCGGACGCAATGGCGGCCAGGTCACCGGCAGCCTTTCGGGCGACGAGGCCATGCGGCAACAGATGCGCAGCCGTCTGGGCGATGAGGTCGACGATTTCATCTGGCACCTGCGCTGGCGAGGCCATGAAATCATCGAGCAACGGGTGAAAAAGTACGCAATTGACTGCGACCTCAAGCGCGGTCATCTGCATACCGCGATGAAACCCTCGCACATGAACGAGCTGCGAGCCTTTCACGATGAAGCACAACGACGTGGAATGGGCGATCAGGTCACTCTCCTTGATCAGGCCGGCGTGCGCCAGCATCTGGACAGCGAGCTGTATCAAGGCGCCCTGAAAAATACGCGCAACCTGCACCTGCATCCGCTCAATCTATGCCTGGGTGAGGCTCGCGCCGCCCATAGCCTGGGCGCATTGATCTATGAGAACTCCGAGGTCCTGGAGATCGTCCATGGCGACCGACCCGCCGTTGTCACGGCCCAGGGCCGGATCGACGCGCGCCAGGTTCTGCTGGCCGGCGACGTCTACCACAAGCTCGAGCGCAAACAGCTCAAGGGCAAGATCTTCCCGGCCATGGGCGGGATTGTCACCACCGCGCCGCTGGGCGAATTGGCCCGCAAGATCAACCCGCACGACCTGGCCGTTTACGATTGTCGGTTTGTCCTCGATTACTACCGCCTGACCGGTGATGGTCGCTTGCTGTTTGGCGGCGGAGCCAACTATTCCGGACGCGACTCGCGAGACATCGCCGCGGAACTGCGCCCGTGCATCGAACGCACTTTCCCGGCGCTGAAGGGCGTGGACATCGAGTTCCAATGGAGTTGCGCGATGGGCATTGTGATGAATCGCATTCCACAGTTGGGCAAGGTTTCGGACAACGTCTGGTATTGCCAGGGCTATTCGGGGCATGGCGTCGCGACCAGCCATATCATGGGCGAGATCATGGCTGAGGCGTTGACGGGCACCTTGGCGAAATTCGACACCTTTGCCGGCTGCAAGCACATCAAGGTGCCGCTGGGCGATGTGTTCGGCAATCCGATGCTGGCGGTGGGGATGTGGTACTACCAGATGCTGGAGAAGCTTCGCTAA